In Marisediminicola antarctica, one DNA window encodes the following:
- a CDS encoding DUF4012 domain-containing protein — MREPVPIRHSQRIRRKRASIVRRPWFWVLASVLLIAVAMPTWIGVRALLAKSELEAAQSLAGDLTAQAAALDMKGATATFGKIADHTKSARGLTSDPVWRLGELVPKLGPNLTVVRELAAVTDDLMLDVAAPLLRVAENVDPSSLAPKDGAIDVSLITGAVPTVLDAKAGVDAATSAIGGIDTAGTVAQLAAAKDTLAGLVAQIAPITDTLAEVLPLVGPALGSDGLRNYVVMFQNNAESRALGGTALSFARITADQGKIELAEIRAAGFANFTIHSESIVPVPDGVLDLYQGTYGTFIPNATVRPSFTSAAEVVQANWLEEFGYEVDAIISIDPVALGYILRASAPITLSTGDMLTSDSLVPLLLNDVYARFNSGNVGVDNVAQDVVYAEAVGATFTALSSGQLDFPLFLAALSQGWEERRVLYSTSEPGEQAQLAKYGLNGEIPRSDEKTERVGVYFQDNVGSKLNYYLNQAVRLSTATCREDQRPNYRVNVDLTSTLPQADVKALSPSIAGNYLAEGLEKGVQRMIVMLYAPPGAQIIGASVDGLPVELEMLHDTDFPVAKVIVSVLPGTASTVTYDFVPEAAGVKGFEAQVTPMVHPTPITTETLDCTTVATQ, encoded by the coding sequence ATGCGCGAGCCCGTTCCGATCCGACATTCACAGCGGATCCGGCGCAAGCGCGCCTCTATCGTCAGACGCCCCTGGTTCTGGGTGCTCGCGAGCGTGTTGCTCATCGCCGTCGCGATGCCCACCTGGATCGGTGTGCGCGCCCTGCTCGCCAAGTCCGAGCTCGAGGCTGCTCAGTCGCTGGCTGGTGATCTCACCGCGCAAGCCGCCGCACTCGACATGAAGGGCGCCACGGCGACGTTCGGCAAGATCGCCGACCACACGAAGAGCGCGCGCGGGCTGACGAGCGATCCCGTGTGGCGATTGGGTGAGCTCGTACCGAAACTCGGACCGAACCTCACGGTCGTGCGTGAGCTGGCGGCCGTCACCGACGACCTGATGCTCGATGTCGCCGCGCCGCTGCTCCGCGTCGCCGAGAACGTCGACCCCTCGTCCCTCGCGCCAAAGGATGGTGCTATCGACGTCTCGCTCATCACGGGAGCCGTACCCACCGTTCTTGACGCCAAAGCCGGTGTCGACGCCGCGACGTCTGCGATCGGCGGGATCGACACCGCAGGAACGGTCGCTCAGCTAGCCGCAGCCAAGGACACGCTGGCCGGCCTGGTGGCTCAGATTGCTCCGATAACCGACACCCTCGCCGAAGTGCTTCCACTCGTAGGACCGGCTCTCGGCTCTGACGGGCTTCGCAACTACGTGGTGATGTTCCAGAACAACGCGGAGTCTCGAGCTCTCGGCGGCACCGCATTGTCGTTCGCTCGGATCACGGCCGATCAGGGCAAGATCGAACTGGCGGAGATCCGCGCGGCGGGGTTCGCCAATTTCACGATCCACTCCGAGTCGATCGTGCCCGTCCCCGACGGCGTCTTGGACCTCTATCAGGGCACCTATGGCACGTTCATCCCTAACGCGACTGTGCGGCCCAGCTTCACCAGCGCCGCCGAAGTCGTTCAAGCGAACTGGCTTGAGGAGTTCGGCTACGAGGTCGACGCCATCATCTCGATCGATCCGGTCGCCCTCGGCTACATCCTCCGAGCCTCAGCCCCCATCACACTGTCGACCGGCGACATGCTCACCAGCGACAGCTTGGTTCCGCTGCTGCTCAATGACGTGTACGCGAGATTCAACAGTGGCAACGTCGGCGTGGACAACGTGGCGCAGGATGTCGTCTACGCGGAGGCGGTTGGGGCTACCTTCACGGCCTTGAGCAGCGGTCAGCTCGACTTCCCCCTTTTCTTGGCGGCGCTCAGCCAGGGCTGGGAGGAGCGCCGGGTGCTCTACTCCACCAGTGAACCGGGCGAACAGGCGCAACTTGCCAAGTACGGACTCAATGGGGAGATCCCGCGCAGTGACGAGAAGACCGAGCGCGTCGGCGTCTACTTTCAGGACAACGTCGGCTCGAAGCTGAACTACTACCTCAATCAGGCCGTGCGCCTGTCGACCGCGACCTGCCGTGAGGATCAGCGCCCGAACTACCGCGTGAATGTCGATCTGACCTCGACGCTGCCCCAAGCCGATGTGAAGGCCCTGTCTCCGTCAATTGCAGGAAACTACCTCGCCGAAGGGTTGGAGAAAGGCGTGCAGCGCATGATCGTCATGCTCTACGCACCTCCCGGCGCGCAGATCATCGGCGCATCCGTCGATGGCCTTCCCGTCGAGCTCGAGATGCTCCATGACACCGACTTTCCAGTGGCAAAGGTAATCGTGAGCGTCCTGCCCGGCACCGCATCGACAGTGACTTATGACTTCGTGCCGGAAGCGGCCGGTGTCAAGGGATTCGAGGCGCAGGTGACACCGATGGTGCACCCGACGCCGATAACGACCGAAACGCTCGACTGCACCACGGTCGCGACGCAGTAA
- a CDS encoding DUF4012 domain-containing protein: MTASADSPALKPEPAPGTGAPRRSILRRWWFWAIVVVALIVAAGASAAYVGTRALEAKTELESAQALVPQLQSEAMALDLGAADATLERVMGHTSRAADLTDGVLWRVGEGFPVLGKNLTAVRELAAVTDQVMTEVAAPLVGVAGSIDPASFTPVEQVVDLEPLIAAVPAIEEATVAVGRAVEAVDSIDTEGTIGPIADARDKLAALLAELAPTLETLNTIVPMLPPALGSEAPRTYVLMFQNPAESRALGGTALSFAVITVDNGAIDLLPAVPTSRAGFPTYPESIVPLPDGVNEIYPGYLGTFIANATTRPSFGTAAAITRENWRRSFGMEIDGVLSADPVALGYVMRATDPIPLSNGDVLTGDSTVTVLLNSVYRWFNSGDTTLDNISQDAVYAEAVEATFDQLTGGQVDPAILVAALLQGWEERRLLFWSTNPQEQAQLEANGLTGELPVSDDETDRVGLYFHDNVGSKLNYYLQQSVALGTASCRDDGRQSNRVTVELTNTVDPADAATLSPSIVGTWKSEGVPRAAQRLWVVLYAPPGASITGATVDGEPAAIADLHDTDYPVAKLVVLVRPGETVTLTYDFASAEPGTKALEAQVTPLVNPTEIVTKPLDCATVAGE, from the coding sequence GTGACCGCCAGCGCTGACTCGCCCGCCCTGAAGCCGGAGCCTGCGCCCGGCACGGGTGCGCCGCGCCGCAGCATCCTGCGCCGCTGGTGGTTCTGGGCGATCGTGGTCGTCGCGCTGATCGTGGCCGCCGGAGCATCCGCCGCCTATGTCGGCACCCGCGCCCTCGAGGCCAAGACCGAACTCGAGTCGGCGCAGGCGCTGGTTCCGCAGCTGCAGAGTGAGGCGATGGCGCTCGACCTCGGGGCGGCCGACGCCACCCTCGAGCGAGTCATGGGCCACACCAGCCGCGCCGCCGACCTCACCGACGGGGTGCTGTGGCGGGTTGGCGAGGGGTTTCCGGTGCTCGGCAAGAACCTCACCGCCGTGCGCGAGCTCGCTGCCGTCACCGACCAGGTGATGACGGAGGTCGCGGCCCCGCTCGTCGGCGTCGCCGGCAGCATCGACCCGGCATCCTTCACCCCCGTCGAACAGGTCGTCGACCTCGAGCCGCTCATCGCTGCCGTTCCCGCGATCGAGGAGGCGACCGTCGCCGTCGGGCGCGCCGTGGAGGCGGTCGACTCGATCGACACGGAGGGCACCATCGGGCCGATCGCCGACGCGAGGGACAAGCTCGCCGCGCTGCTCGCCGAGCTCGCGCCGACGCTCGAGACCCTCAACACGATCGTTCCGATGCTGCCGCCCGCGCTCGGCTCCGAGGCCCCGCGCACCTACGTGCTCATGTTTCAGAACCCCGCAGAATCCCGCGCACTGGGCGGAACGGCCCTCTCGTTCGCCGTCATCACCGTCGACAACGGCGCGATCGACCTGCTGCCGGCGGTGCCGACGTCGCGGGCGGGGTTCCCCACCTACCCGGAGTCGATCGTTCCGCTGCCCGACGGGGTGAACGAGATCTATCCGGGCTACCTCGGCACCTTCATTGCGAACGCGACCACCCGGCCGAGCTTCGGCACAGCTGCGGCGATCACCCGGGAGAACTGGAGACGCTCGTTCGGGATGGAGATCGACGGGGTGCTGTCGGCCGACCCGGTCGCTCTCGGGTACGTGATGAGGGCAACCGACCCGATTCCCCTCTCCAACGGTGACGTTCTCACCGGAGACAGCACCGTCACGGTGCTGCTCAACAGCGTGTATCGGTGGTTCAACTCGGGTGACACCACCCTCGACAACATCTCTCAGGACGCCGTCTACGCCGAGGCCGTCGAGGCGACATTCGACCAGCTGACGGGCGGGCAGGTCGACCCGGCCATTCTCGTCGCTGCCCTGCTGCAGGGCTGGGAGGAGCGCCGACTGTTGTTCTGGAGCACCAACCCGCAGGAGCAGGCGCAACTCGAAGCGAACGGCCTCACCGGCGAGCTGCCGGTCAGCGACGACGAGACCGACCGCGTGGGCCTCTACTTTCACGACAACGTGGGCTCGAAACTCAACTACTACCTGCAGCAGAGCGTGGCGCTCGGCACGGCGAGCTGCCGTGACGACGGCCGGCAGAGCAACCGGGTGACGGTCGAGCTGACCAATACCGTCGACCCCGCGGATGCCGCGACCCTCTCGCCCTCCATCGTGGGCACCTGGAAGAGTGAGGGGGTTCCGCGCGCCGCTCAGCGCCTGTGGGTGGTGCTCTACGCGCCCCCCGGAGCGAGCATCACAGGGGCGACCGTTGACGGCGAACCCGCCGCGATCGCCGACCTGCACGACACCGATTATCCGGTCGCGAAGCTTGTCGTGCTCGTGCGGCCCGGGGAGACCGTGACGCTCACCTACGACTTCGCCTCAGCAGAGCCTGGAACGAAGGCGCTCGAAGCGCAGGTGACCCCGCTCGTGAACCCCACCGAGATCGTGACGAAACCGCTCGACTGCGCTACCGTCGCCGGAGAGTGA
- a CDS encoding EamA family transporter translates to MILGLTGALVYGAADFFGGIAAKRISALKVTAIGAASGLVLLLLLLPVTGGTWSVEAVTLGALSGISGALAISLLYACLAIGPMSILSPLTAVISAMVPLTAGVLRGDRLPPLGYLALGLALIAVVLVGFVPDRKAVRPSAKALAMAVGAGSLIGVFLIVIDLTPSDSGVVPLIANRTVNATLMFTTIGVLAALASRRARRSDAAVRADAAGSTTASTSASSGPASSPASTPGRLARWSPGLRLAVVGGTLDATANVLILLGLRAGDLSIMAVLTAMYPAGTIILAAVLLKERITPTQGIGLVLALTAAAMLALI, encoded by the coding sequence GTGATTCTCGGTCTGACCGGTGCCCTCGTCTACGGCGCCGCCGACTTTTTCGGGGGGATAGCCGCCAAGCGCATCAGCGCTCTCAAGGTCACGGCGATCGGCGCCGCGAGCGGACTCGTCCTGCTCCTGCTGCTGCTCCCCGTCACCGGCGGAACCTGGTCGGTCGAGGCCGTCACGCTCGGCGCTCTCTCCGGCATCTCCGGGGCACTGGCCATCTCGCTGCTCTACGCCTGCCTCGCGATCGGGCCGATGAGCATCCTCTCCCCCCTCACCGCGGTGATCTCGGCGATGGTGCCCCTGACCGCCGGGGTGCTGCGCGGCGATCGCCTCCCGCCGCTCGGCTACCTCGCGCTCGGCCTCGCCCTGATCGCGGTCGTCCTCGTCGGGTTCGTGCCCGACCGCAAGGCTGTGCGGCCGTCGGCCAAGGCGCTCGCGATGGCGGTCGGGGCGGGCTCGCTGATCGGCGTCTTCCTGATCGTGATCGACCTGACGCCGAGCGACTCCGGCGTCGTCCCGCTCATCGCCAACCGCACCGTGAACGCGACGCTGATGTTCACGACGATCGGCGTGCTCGCCGCTCTCGCGTCGAGGCGGGCCCGGCGGTCGGATGCTGCGGTGCGGGCGGATGCAGCGGGCTCGACGACCGCCTCGACCTCCGCGTCATCCGGCCCCGCCAGCTCCCCCGCCAGCACCCCCGGACGCCTCGCCCGCTGGTCCCCCGGGCTCCGGCTCGCGGTCGTGGGCGGCACCCTCGACGCGACCGCGAACGTGCTGATCCTGCTCGGCCTGCGCGCGGGCGACCTCAGCATCATGGCCGTGCTCACGGCGATGTACCCGGCGGGCACCATCATCCTCGCGGCGGTGCTGCTCAAGGAGCGCATTACGCCGACGCAGGGCATCGGGCTCGTGCTCGCCCTCACCGCCGCGGCGATGCTCGCGCTGATCTAA
- a CDS encoding bifunctional metallophosphatase/5'-nucleotidase — MRESLPSATRAASPTRPRSRRRVVATAVALAVGFSAFAAPPAIALPAVPVSIDVLTTNDFHGRLEASGGAAGAAVLGGLVDYYENLNPNTLLVGAGDLIGASTFTSFIQQDQPTIDALNAAGLDASALGNHEFDNGRDDLDNRVIPAADWPYLSANLYEVGTTTPAYDEYFVQELEGVRVGFIGATTEELGSLVSPAGIASLSVGAVVPAVNRVADQLSDGDDTNGEADVLIMLVHEGAATTDIASSTDDSVFGRLVSGVNNKVDAIVSAHTHLAYNHQIAKPDSLETRPVISAGQYGEKYGIMNLSVDPTTKELLAITSDVRPLANATGPGPFAPVPEIEQIVADAVAVAAVEGAVQLGNITADFNRARQTAGTENRGGESTLGNFVADVQLWATEDAGVDLALMNPGGLRANLSYAAIDGTPGDAEGVVTFQEAASVQPFANTLVAMDLTGAQLKAVLEEQWQPDGSSRPFLKLGVSDTVSYTYDPTAARGERITQIFVAGTLVQPTDSYRVTVNSFLASGGDNFLTLARGTNRVDTGKIDLQSMVDYFSANPTESPSYVQRAVGVVLPEGPFAQGSEVTVDLSSLLFSAGEPNTGTATVSLGETVLGTSAIDPAIVDTTDEVGRASITFTVPEGVFGAQTLTVSVAETGTSVTVPIEFAAEVITPDPDPGTDPGTDPGTDPGTDPGTDPGTDPGTDPGTTPGTGTGSGTGTGTGTTGSGTSTGGLASTGADVGNAWLLASLLLGSGLLLVVARRITGRKVGTSK, encoded by the coding sequence ATGCGCGAAAGCCTGCCCTCGGCCACCCGAGCCGCGTCCCCGACGCGGCCACGATCTCGCCGGAGGGTTGTCGCCACGGCGGTCGCGCTCGCGGTTGGATTCTCTGCATTCGCGGCACCTCCCGCGATCGCCCTTCCTGCCGTTCCGGTGAGCATTGATGTGCTCACCACCAATGACTTCCACGGACGCCTCGAGGCATCCGGCGGGGCAGCCGGAGCCGCCGTGCTCGGCGGGCTCGTGGACTACTACGAGAACCTGAACCCGAACACCCTCCTCGTGGGTGCGGGCGACCTCATCGGCGCGTCGACGTTCACGTCGTTCATCCAGCAGGACCAGCCGACCATCGACGCGCTCAACGCGGCGGGCCTCGATGCCTCCGCGCTCGGCAACCACGAGTTCGACAACGGGCGCGACGACCTCGACAACCGGGTCATCCCCGCGGCCGACTGGCCCTACCTGAGCGCCAACCTCTACGAGGTCGGCACCACCACTCCTGCGTACGACGAGTACTTCGTTCAGGAGCTCGAGGGAGTGCGCGTCGGGTTCATCGGCGCAACGACCGAGGAACTCGGATCGCTCGTGAGCCCGGCCGGCATCGCGTCGCTTTCCGTCGGCGCTGTTGTGCCAGCGGTCAACCGTGTCGCTGACCAGCTCAGCGACGGCGACGACACCAACGGCGAAGCCGATGTGCTCATCATGCTCGTGCACGAGGGCGCCGCGACCACCGACATCGCCTCGTCCACCGACGACTCGGTCTTCGGTCGCCTCGTCTCCGGCGTCAACAACAAGGTCGACGCCATCGTCTCTGCCCACACGCACCTCGCCTACAACCACCAGATCGCGAAGCCCGACAGCCTCGAGACGCGCCCGGTGATCTCGGCCGGCCAGTACGGCGAGAAGTACGGCATCATGAACCTCTCGGTCGACCCGACCACGAAGGAGCTCCTCGCGATCACCTCCGATGTCAGGCCTCTCGCGAACGCCACGGGCCCCGGCCCGTTCGCCCCGGTGCCGGAGATCGAGCAGATCGTCGCGGATGCCGTCGCGGTCGCCGCGGTCGAGGGCGCGGTCCAGCTCGGCAACATCACCGCCGACTTCAACCGCGCGCGCCAGACCGCGGGTACCGAGAACCGCGGCGGTGAGTCGACCCTCGGCAACTTCGTCGCCGACGTGCAGCTGTGGGCGACCGAGGATGCCGGAGTCGACCTCGCTCTCATGAACCCAGGCGGACTCCGCGCGAACCTCAGCTACGCGGCAATCGACGGCACCCCCGGCGACGCCGAAGGTGTGGTGACCTTCCAGGAGGCCGCGAGCGTGCAACCCTTCGCCAACACCCTCGTCGCCATGGACCTCACCGGTGCTCAGCTGAAGGCTGTTCTCGAAGAGCAGTGGCAGCCGGACGGATCGAGCAGGCCGTTCCTCAAACTCGGTGTCTCGGACACGGTCAGCTACACCTACGACCCGACCGCGGCCCGTGGTGAGCGCATCACGCAGATCTTCGTCGCCGGTACGCTCGTGCAGCCGACGGACAGCTACCGTGTCACCGTGAACTCGTTCCTCGCGAGCGGTGGAGACAACTTCCTCACCCTTGCGCGGGGCACGAACCGCGTCGACACGGGCAAGATCGACCTGCAGAGCATGGTCGACTACTTCAGCGCCAACCCGACGGAGTCTCCGTCATACGTCCAGCGCGCCGTCGGCGTCGTTCTGCCGGAGGGTCCGTTCGCTCAGGGCTCCGAGGTCACGGTCGACCTGTCGTCGTTGCTGTTCAGCGCCGGAGAGCCGAACACCGGTACCGCGACCGTCTCCCTGGGTGAGACGGTGCTCGGCACCTCGGCGATCGACCCCGCCATCGTCGACACGACAGACGAGGTCGGCCGCGCGTCGATCACGTTCACGGTCCCCGAGGGCGTCTTCGGCGCCCAGACGCTCACTGTCTCGGTTGCCGAGACCGGCACGTCGGTCACGGTTCCGATCGAGTTCGCCGCCGAGGTCATCACGCCTGACCCCGACCCCGGAACCGATCCTGGCACTGACCCTGGAACCGATCCTGGAACCGACCCCGGAACTGACCCCGGCACCGATCCTGGAACCGATCCTGGCACCACGCCGGGCACGGGCACGGGCTCGGGAACGGGAACCGGAACGGGCACGACCGGCTCGGGCACCTCGACGGGCGGCCTCGCCTCGACAGGAGCCGACGTCGGCAACGCCTGGCTGCTCGCGTCACTGCTGCTCGGCTCCGGCCTGCTGCTGGTAGTCGCCCGACGGATCACCGGCCGCAAGGTAGGCACTAGCAAGTAG
- a CDS encoding cation diffusion facilitator family transporter encodes MAHDHGASDLTNTRRLVIAIAITASVFVLEVVGALVSGSLALLADAGHMLSDLTALVIALIAIAIAGRPASDRRSYGSRRAEVFAALVNGLILLGVVGFVAIEGVGRLLDPAGTVVLGTPMLIVAAIGGLANVASLLVLRGGRKNSINMRGAYLEVLGDLVGSIAVIIAAVIILLTGFVAADGIASLVVAGLIVPRALSLLREATSVLAESTPRGTDVDLIRDHVLRTPGAVGVHDVHVWAITPGVNVFSAHVVVEPRVFSEGGAGRMLDALGLCLADHFDVEHSTFQLEPAEHAAHEEHGGHR; translated from the coding sequence ATGGCACACGACCACGGGGCATCCGATCTGACGAACACTCGTCGGCTGGTGATCGCGATCGCCATCACCGCGAGCGTGTTCGTGCTCGAGGTCGTCGGCGCGCTGGTCTCCGGGTCGCTAGCCCTGCTCGCCGACGCCGGGCACATGCTCTCCGACCTCACCGCGCTGGTGATCGCGCTGATCGCGATCGCGATCGCCGGACGCCCGGCATCCGATCGGCGCAGCTACGGCTCCCGCCGCGCGGAGGTCTTCGCTGCCCTCGTGAACGGGCTGATCCTGCTCGGGGTCGTGGGTTTCGTGGCGATCGAGGGTGTGGGCCGGCTGCTCGATCCGGCCGGAACCGTCGTGCTCGGCACCCCGATGCTCATCGTCGCGGCGATCGGCGGGCTCGCCAATGTGGCGTCGCTGCTCGTGCTGCGCGGCGGGCGCAAGAACTCGATCAACATGCGCGGCGCCTACCTCGAGGTGCTCGGCGACCTGGTCGGGTCGATCGCCGTGATCATCGCCGCCGTGATCATCCTGCTCACCGGATTCGTCGCGGCGGACGGCATCGCGTCGCTCGTCGTCGCGGGGCTGATTGTGCCGCGCGCGCTGTCGCTGCTGCGGGAGGCGACGAGCGTGCTGGCCGAGTCGACCCCGCGCGGAACGGATGTCGACCTCATCCGCGACCACGTGCTCCGCACTCCGGGCGCGGTCGGGGTGCACGACGTGCACGTGTGGGCGATCACGCCCGGGGTCAACGTGTTCTCCGCGCATGTCGTGGTCGAGCCGCGCGTGTTCAGCGAGGGCGGCGCCGGGCGGATGCTCGATGCCTTGGGATTGTGCCTGGCCGACCACTTCGACGTCGAGCATTCGACGTTCCAGCTGGAGCCGGCGGAGCACGCCGCGCACGAGGAGCACGGCGGGCACCGGTAA